AGCCAAGTTTAGGGGTTTTAGAGCCAATCATTATTTCCTTACCGAGATGACGAGAGTGTTTAGCATTTTACCTTCGCTATACCCTGCCATTTGTTTGTATATTTTGGTGAACGCATTCTCAATTTGTCAAAAGGCAGTCAGGTTTATCTTGTAGCCTAAAATTAATATCAATATACTCAATCACATAGCAGCTCGTTTTCCCATAAATATATAATTAATAAATTTGGGAAATCGAGAGTCCTGATATACAAACGTTATGTTTAAAGTGACTACAAAAGATAAGGTATCTTATGTTAGAAGAGTTATTGGCTCGTGCCCAAGATTATGATATTGATACCAAGGTTGGAGGATTTACAAATCATTTACCAATGGCCTTAATTGCCTTAGATCGATTAGGTGCTAGTGATGCACGGCTGAAAGAATATTTTCAAATGTATTCTGAAAATTTGAAGCCGCTAGAATACACTTCTATCACGGAAGAATTCAATTGGTTTGAACATCTAGGGGAAAGGGATAAATTTGGGGCGTATTTAGAATACTATACAAATAAGATTAATCTAAATGGCTGGCAAGCAGTTCTCCGTTCCCACATTGATAAGATTATTCAAGGTTGTGCTGCTTCTGCCTTTCATGCTTTGATTCGTTTAAGTTATGGCATAATTCAAGAAAACGCGAAGGAAATTACATTTGGTTTAGCACATCTGTCATCACATTATTTGAGACTTCCTGAATCATCCAAAAGCGAAAATGAACCCTCGGCAATATTGAACAACGCTTTAAACACTTTCTCAGATTATGTAGCTAGTGGTGACACAATCACTAACCGTATGATTGATATTGCTAACCATAATAAATTTACCAATATTAACAAGTTTTCCAGCGGTCTTTCATTAGCGTCTT
This Moritella sp. 5 DNA region includes the following protein-coding sequences:
- a CDS encoding questin oxidase family protein; amino-acid sequence: MLEELLARAQDYDIDTKVGGFTNHLPMALIALDRLGASDARLKEYFQMYSENLKPLEYTSITEEFNWFEHLGERDKFGAYLEYYTNKINLNGWQAVLRSHIDKIIQGCAASAFHALIRLSYGIIQENAKEITFGLAHLSSHYLRLPESSKSENEPSAILNNALNTFSDYVASGDTITNRMIDIANHNKFTNINKFSSGLSLASLSHLFTQLYLRSSDFTVLHAVTSCHAMRIVLPYIEDKENALVGYWSAALVAILSVENLELRDVCEIQTKSLEQLNVEIAAKSNDDHLIKLVFSCIEEHKNYKSINHMKILVSKLVK